The DNA region AAAAGAGCAAAAAGGGGATCCTCGGTTCGCTGTTTGGCCGGCGAAAATAGTTAAGGACACAAGGGGATAAACCTAGTCATGATGCCGAAACGTATCCTGGTGGTCGACCCGACCTCCGACACCCGCAAGTCGATCGAGGAAATTTTTGACCTACACGGCGACCAAGTCATTTTCGCCAAGGACGAACCGGAAGCGTTGTCCATCGTTCAGAACATCCAGTTCGACCTGATCCTGATCGAAGTGCTGCTGCCGCGCGGCAATGGCTACAGCCTGTGCAATCAAATCCGGCAATTGGAGAGAACCACCGGGGCCCATACGCCGATTTTGATCATGGGCGGCGTCCTCCGGAATTTCAATCTGGCCCACGAGGCGCGCATCAAACACGGCGCCGACGACGTTTTGGTCAAGCCCTTCGACGGCAAGGATCTCCTGCGCAAACTCAGCATTTTCCTGGACGGCTTCGATCCGGAAATCGTCGGCGATCTGGACCCCGATGCCGAGGCGGGGTCGGAAGATGCGCCGTTTATCCGGCTGTACGTCGATCCGTTGCGTACCGCGGGCAGCTTGAGCCGCGTGCCGTTCGCCCGCGTGCTCGGCGGTTTCTGGCAAATCGGCGAAACCGGCATTTTGCATGTCCAATCGGGCAAGGTGCGCAAGGATCTCTACTGGCAGAACGGCAATCTGGTTTTCGTCAACGGCGGCAATCGGCGGGAGTGTCTGGGCTGGATTCTGGAACGGGAAAAGCTGCTGACGCACGACGAATTGAAAAAATACTGGCAGGCGATGAACCAGACCGGGAAAAAGCTCGGCGAGGTGCTGCTCGAAGAACAACGGATCGGCCCGCACGATCTGTTTCAGATGATGCAGAAAGAGTTCGAGGAAAAGGTGTTTCATCTCTTCCGGTGGCAGGAAGGCAATTATTGGTTCGACCCGCTGCCCACCGTGGTCACCCCGGAAATCGTTCCGTTGTCGATTGACGTCCGTTCGCTTTTGCGCCGCGGCGTCGAGGACATTCATTCGATCGCGACTCTGCAGCGCGAGTTTGAATATTGGCTGACCGCGGTCGTGCAAATCGCCGCCGAAGGCCCGAAACGTTTGTCGAAATTGGCCCCGACGCACGGCGAACGGAAGCTATGGGAACTCATCGACGGTCAACTGACCCTGGCGGAAATCCTGGCGAAGACCGAACTGGAAAATACGGCGGCGATGCGGTTTATCTACCTGCTCCTCTGCGTCGACGCGATCTCCATGAATCTGGAACGGCGGACGGCGCTTTGTCCGCAAAGCCTTCTTCTGCCGTTGGGCGACGGGCAATACCGGAAGGAAATCGAAACGCGGTTCACCCGCACCTATTCGTATTCGCCCGCCGAATTGCTCGGCACTTCCCCGGCCGACCCGATCAGCGACCCGTCCCCGATTTATCGCGAGGCGTGCCATCGGCTTTTGTCGCGGCGACTGTTTTTCCAAAGCGATCTCTTGACCCAGGTCAAAGCGGAAACGATTTTTGACCGCCTGACGGACGCGTACCGGATTTTCGTGGGGGTCGGCGACGAACGACCCGCGGCCGGCCAGGACGGCCGGGAAATCAGCCCGGCCGGCAAAGCGAAAATTCTGGAAGCCGAAATGCTGTTCCAGGAAGGCATGGCCGCGCTGGCCACCGAAAACTACCTGCAGGCGATTGATCGTTTCCAAGCCGCCGTGGATCTGGACGAAAACACCGCCGACTACCATGCCTACCTGGGTTATGCCCATTACAAGCAACGGTCCGGGCACGATCAAACCGAACCGACGCAAGCGCTGCGGTACCTGAACAAAGCCCTGGAACTCGATTTTCATCTGCCCGACGCGTTTTTGTTCTTCGGTCAAATTTATTCCGATCTCGGTCAGGACAAGCGGGCCGAGACCTACTACGAAGGCGTGTTGGCCAACGATCCGAACAATCTGGAGGCGTTGAAACAACTCCGGATGATCTATGCCAACCGCAAAGCGCAAGTGCTGCAGGACGAAGAAGTGGAAGCGGGCGAGGCCGCGCCCGACGACGAACTGAAAGAGTACCAGAAACGCATCAAGACCTTCTTCCTGCAGATTCAGGGGCTCAACTATTATCAGGTATTGGGAGTGAAACCGGACATCGGCGCTAAGGAACTGCAAAAAGTGTATTTCGAGCTGGCCGCGCGTTTTCGCTCGGCACAGCATTATCAAAAGGCGAACCCGGTCGCCCGGGAGCAGGCGGACGAGATTTTCACCCGCCTGACGGTCGCCTACACGATTCTCTCCAGCGACGACAGCCGGCAATGTTACGACGAGGAGATGAAGCGCCATCAGAACGTCAATCCGCGGCAACCGGTCTCGCCCGGAATGCGCCAACAAGCCGCCGAGCATTTCCAACGCGGCATGCGCTATCTGAACAACCGTGATTTTAAAAATGCGGTGGAGCAATTCGGCGAAGCGCAACAAGCGGTGCCGTCCCAGGTCTCGTACCTGGCCTGGTTGGGTTATGCGTTGTATTTGCAGGCATCGCAATTAAGCGACGAGGAAAAAATCATGGGCGCCATTGCCCGCGAGTATTTGCGGTTGGCGCTGCTCCAGGATCCCGGCAACGCCGATGCCGCGTTTTTGCACGGCCAAATCTACCTGATGGAAGGCCGCCGGAATCTGGCCGAAGAGCAATACAACAATGCCCTGCTTTCGGATCCGGACCGGCTGGAAGCGCTCAAGGCTTATCGGCAGATTCATTACCAGGGCAAAGGCTATGCGCCCATCAAACTGAGCCAGAACATCGCCCTGGAACAGGATCATCGCTATCTGGAATTGCTGGAAACCCTGGATCTGCTCTATGCGACGGATTTCTTCGCGATTCTGGAAATCTCGCCGGACGCTTCGCCGGTCGACGTCAAAACGGCCTACGACCGCTATCTGGCCGGGTTGCTCGCCAATTTCGACCAGCACCATTCCCTGCCGGAAATTCGCTATCTGCTGGGCTTGATCCGCACCCGTCTGGATCGGGCGTATCGCATTCTGGCCGACAACCAAACGCGCGCGGCCTATCTGGCCGCCCTGGAGGATCGGGAAGAGGGCGCAACCGCGCCGGCGGCGAGCGCTTTTACGGCAGCGGCCGTCGCGGCGCCTCCTGCGGACGCGCCATCGCCCGCCGGTGACGAGCCCACGTCAGAACCTTTCTGGAAAGGCTTGAAAGGCAAGTTCCGGAAAAAATAAGGCCGGGGATTACTGTTGATGCCGATCGGCGAAACTTTTCGCCCGCCGGATGCGTACCCAGATAAATACCACCACGAAACACAAGCCGAGGGGAAACATCATCCGCAGCATCGCAACCAAAATCGGCGAAGCGATGCCGAAGTTGTCGCTGAAGAACGCGGCAGCACCGCCCAGCATGCCGATCGTCGCCAAAAAGAGAATCAGCGCCTCCAGGGACCCGAGCTTGGTTTCGATTTTTTCTTCCTTCGGCGCCAGGAATAAAATGCGCAGAATGTTCTGCTGGTATTTGCGGGCGACGCGCCGCTGTTCGATGGAGTAACGGTCCTTGGCGTCGATCACCGAGCCGTAACGCCGGGAAGCCTGAAGCAGAAGATTGTTTTTCAACGCCAGTCCGAGGTATTCCTTGTGCGGTTCTTCCTTGCCGAGGTCGGCGGTGACTTTCGCCCACAATTCCTCTTCGCGCTCCAG from Myxococcales bacterium includes:
- a CDS encoding response regulator: MMPKRILVVDPTSDTRKSIEEIFDLHGDQVIFAKDEPEALSIVQNIQFDLILIEVLLPRGNGYSLCNQIRQLERTTGAHTPILIMGGVLRNFNLAHEARIKHGADDVLVKPFDGKDLLRKLSIFLDGFDPEIVGDLDPDAEAGSEDAPFIRLYVDPLRTAGSLSRVPFARVLGGFWQIGETGILHVQSGKVRKDLYWQNGNLVFVNGGNRRECLGWILEREKLLTHDELKKYWQAMNQTGKKLGEVLLEEQRIGPHDLFQMMQKEFEEKVFHLFRWQEGNYWFDPLPTVVTPEIVPLSIDVRSLLRRGVEDIHSIATLQREFEYWLTAVVQIAAEGPKRLSKLAPTHGERKLWELIDGQLTLAEILAKTELENTAAMRFIYLLLCVDAISMNLERRTALCPQSLLLPLGDGQYRKEIETRFTRTYSYSPAELLGTSPADPISDPSPIYREACHRLLSRRLFFQSDLLTQVKAETIFDRLTDAYRIFVGVGDERPAAGQDGREISPAGKAKILEAEMLFQEGMAALATENYLQAIDRFQAAVDLDENTADYHAYLGYAHYKQRSGHDQTEPTQALRYLNKALELDFHLPDAFLFFGQIYSDLGQDKRAETYYEGVLANDPNNLEALKQLRMIYANRKAQVLQDEEVEAGEAAPDDELKEYQKRIKTFFLQIQGLNYYQVLGVKPDIGAKELQKVYFELAARFRSAQHYQKANPVAREQADEIFTRLTVAYTILSSDDSRQCYDEEMKRHQNVNPRQPVSPGMRQQAAEHFQRGMRYLNNRDFKNAVEQFGEAQQAVPSQVSYLAWLGYALYLQASQLSDEEKIMGAIAREYLRLALLQDPGNADAAFLHGQIYLMEGRRNLAEEQYNNALLSDPDRLEALKAYRQIHYQGKGYAPIKLSQNIALEQDHRYLELLETLDLLYATDFFAILEISPDASPVDVKTAYDRYLAGLLANFDQHHSLPEIRYLLGLIRTRLDRAYRILADNQTRAAYLAALEDREEGATAPAASAFTAAAVAAPPADAPSPAGDEPTSEPFWKGLKGKFRKK